One part of the Thermodesulfobacterium commune DSM 2178 genome encodes these proteins:
- a CDS encoding glycoside hydrolase family 57 protein, with protein MLYIIFYFQVHQPFRVKNFNVLKTKSTVEYFDDSLNAAIFNKVAEKCYLPANALFKELIERSDGRFKVSYSLTGTFIEQAKKFRPEVLHSFLDLVKTGGVELLNETYYHSLSSIFDLDEFIEEIEEHAEIIKKEFGMLPTTFRNTELIYFDKISNLLFATMPQIKTILIEGADKILKGESPLYPRVSANHAHLLLLKHYKLSDDIAFRFSDKSWDEYPLTPKKYLSWIKDLMLIEKTGKNLYLNLFMDYETFGEHQWAETGIFDFIKEFVLLALKEKNLQFLWPSEVKTTLNYTPTPISVPNPTSWADTERDLSAWLSNPLQWNAMKTCYELIKKAKDQKRYDLLSILKKLSTSDHFYYMCIKYFQDGDVHKYFSPYSSPEEIYRYYMNILADIETKLEG; from the coding sequence ATGCTTTATATTATATTTTATTTCCAGGTGCATCAGCCCTTTAGGGTCAAAAATTTTAATGTTTTAAAAACAAAATCAACAGTCGAGTATTTTGACGATAGCCTTAACGCAGCCATATTTAACAAGGTAGCAGAAAAGTGTTATCTTCCTGCCAACGCCCTTTTTAAAGAGCTGATAGAAAGGTCTGACGGAAGATTTAAGGTTTCTTATAGTCTGACAGGGACGTTTATAGAACAAGCTAAAAAATTCCGTCCTGAGGTTTTACATTCCTTTTTAGACCTGGTAAAAACCGGAGGGGTAGAGCTTCTTAACGAAACTTACTATCATTCTCTTAGCAGTATCTTTGATTTAGACGAATTTATAGAGGAGATAGAAGAACACGCGGAGATCATCAAAAAAGAATTTGGGATGCTACCTACCACCTTTCGTAATACCGAGTTGATCTATTTTGACAAAATTTCAAACTTACTTTTTGCTACCATGCCTCAGATAAAAACCATCCTTATAGAAGGGGCTGACAAGATTTTAAAAGGAGAATCTCCTCTTTATCCCAGGGTCTCTGCCAATCATGCCCATCTTTTGCTACTAAAACATTATAAACTTTCAGACGACATTGCCTTTAGGTTTAGTGATAAAAGTTGGGATGAATATCCCCTTACCCCTAAAAAGTATTTGTCCTGGATAAAAGACTTGATGCTAATAGAAAAAACAGGAAAGAATCTCTATTTAAACCTTTTTATGGATTATGAAACCTTTGGAGAACATCAATGGGCTGAAACAGGAATTTTTGATTTTATAAAAGAGTTTGTACTTTTAGCTTTAAAGGAAAAAAATTTACAGTTTCTTTGGCCTTCTGAGGTAAAAACCACCTTAAACTATACTCCTACCCCTATCTCTGTTCCTAACCCAACTTCCTGGGCAGACACCGAAAGAGACCTTTCTGCCTGGCTTTCTAATCCCCTTCAATGGAATGCCATGAAGACTTGCTATGAGTTAATCAAAAAAGCCAAAGACCAGAAACGGTATGATCTCCTCTCTATTCTTAAAAAACTTTCTACCTCAGACCATTTTTACTATATGTGCATCAAATATTTTCAAGATGGAGATGTGCATAAATATTTTTCTCCTTACTCTTCTCCAGAAGAAATTTATCGGTATTATATGAATATATTAGCAGATATAGAAACCAAGTTAGAGGGATAA
- the glgP gene encoding alpha-glucan family phosphorylase produces MPFKKFFVYPSIPKELEKLLKISKNLWFSWNYDVLSFFYKIDRDLFRQVEHNPFKLIYYLPNIRLKALAKDQTFLMDLEDLWEAFQEYKEYVHPEVKKHRLEPEDKIVYFCTEFGLHPTLPFYAGGLGILAGDFLMAASDLGLPLIGIGLAYQHGYLKQTIDSKEKTQTEHPEKLDLFLNFLEEVKNSDGTPMALSMNLMGVEIKLRVFKLEVGKVVGYFLDTTHPENPEEIKEILRYLYPGEIEKRIQQEIILGIGGYKLLKALNLNPKIYHLNEGHSAFVLLARLKDLLFQGFSLDEAIMLIKETTVFTTHTPVIAGNEHFPKELVKKYLWEELEELVELTKNENIILEFYKQGTLKENPEIFWLPALAINYSSNVNAVSKLHQKTTKKMWHPLFPELPEEEVPIEYVTNGVHWRWLSEPFYALFKKYLGANFIYMSPEDSTWEEILKIPDEEIWEAHKKNKYRLLNLIKTQLKEESIKLNLSEEKQNYQLPKAQDLIIGCARRMTGYKRNSLILYHKERILKLLTEKDIVLVFAGKAHPKDVEGKNIIREILEFRETYQLYNKIIFLENYNLHLARYLIWGSDVWLNTPLRPMEACGTSGMKAAMNGVLNLSVLDGWWPEGYNQLNGWAIIPKEGLPPYNHYEAHQIYTLLEKEIYPLFTERDEDGIPRDWVKMMKQSMYIACKQFSTNRMLLEYIDKFYSPIIERLKHLSQKDFSLLKALAEEKRILTENWENIKFIEVKENLEKTFLQEGQEVSVSAKVFLGNLNPDLIEVQLVIIEEIACVCNLGEEEERERYVRSFPLKLVEFKEGVGVYQKSFPLYGPGIKAYNFRVVPKNFYLKRYYPNLVKWTF; encoded by the coding sequence ATGCCTTTCAAAAAATTTTTTGTTTATCCTTCTATACCTAAGGAACTTGAGAAACTTTTAAAAATTTCTAAAAATCTCTGGTTTTCCTGGAACTATGACGTGCTTTCTTTTTTTTATAAAATAGACCGAGACCTTTTTAGACAAGTTGAACATAATCCCTTTAAACTTATCTACTACCTTCCTAACATAAGGTTAAAAGCGTTAGCCAAAGACCAGACCTTTCTTATGGATTTAGAGGACCTCTGGGAAGCATTTCAAGAATATAAAGAATATGTACATCCAGAAGTCAAAAAACATCGTTTAGAGCCAGAAGACAAAATAGTTTATTTCTGTACCGAGTTTGGGCTTCATCCTACTTTGCCTTTTTATGCAGGAGGATTAGGGATTTTAGCCGGGGATTTTTTGATGGCTGCTTCAGACTTAGGGCTTCCGTTGATAGGAATAGGGCTTGCGTATCAACATGGTTACTTAAAACAAACTATAGACTCTAAGGAAAAAACACAGACAGAACATCCAGAAAAATTAGACCTGTTTTTAAACTTTTTAGAGGAGGTTAAAAATTCAGATGGAACCCCTATGGCGTTATCGATGAACCTTATGGGAGTAGAGATAAAACTTAGGGTATTTAAGTTAGAAGTAGGTAAAGTAGTTGGTTATTTTTTGGATACCACCCATCCTGAGAATCCTGAAGAAATAAAAGAAATACTTAGATATCTCTACCCAGGGGAAATAGAAAAAAGGATCCAACAAGAGATTATCCTTGGTATCGGAGGATATAAATTACTGAAGGCATTAAATCTCAACCCCAAGATATATCATCTTAATGAAGGTCATTCTGCGTTTGTCCTTCTAGCAAGATTAAAGGATTTATTGTTTCAAGGATTTTCCTTAGATGAAGCTATCATGCTTATCAAAGAGACTACTGTTTTTACTACCCATACACCGGTTATCGCAGGTAATGAGCATTTTCCTAAGGAGTTGGTTAAAAAATATCTCTGGGAAGAGTTAGAAGAGTTGGTTGAACTAACCAAAAACGAAAACATTATTCTGGAATTTTATAAACAGGGCACCCTAAAGGAAAATCCTGAAATTTTCTGGTTACCTGCTTTAGCCATCAACTATTCCTCTAACGTAAATGCTGTTTCTAAGCTTCATCAAAAAACCACCAAAAAGATGTGGCATCCCCTTTTTCCCGAACTTCCAGAAGAAGAAGTTCCCATAGAGTATGTAACCAACGGTGTTCATTGGAGATGGCTAAGCGAACCTTTTTATGCACTTTTCAAAAAATATCTTGGAGCAAATTTTATCTATATGTCTCCTGAAGATTCAACCTGGGAGGAAATACTAAAAATCCCAGACGAAGAAATATGGGAAGCCCATAAAAAAAACAAGTACAGACTTTTAAACCTTATCAAAACCCAGTTAAAAGAGGAATCTATTAAGTTAAACCTCTCAGAAGAAAAACAAAACTATCAACTTCCTAAAGCCCAAGACCTTATCATAGGTTGTGCTCGAAGGATGACCGGTTATAAGAGAAACTCTCTTATTCTGTACCATAAAGAACGAATACTAAAACTACTAACAGAAAAAGATATTGTGCTGGTGTTTGCAGGTAAAGCCCATCCTAAAGATGTAGAAGGTAAAAACATAATCCGTGAGATTTTAGAGTTTAGAGAGACTTACCAGCTTTACAACAAAATTATTTTCTTAGAAAACTATAACCTTCATTTAGCCAGATATCTTATCTGGGGGTCAGACGTTTGGTTAAACACCCCTTTAAGGCCTATGGAGGCTTGCGGAACCTCAGGGATGAAGGCTGCCATGAACGGGGTTTTAAACTTAAGCGTTCTTGACGGATGGTGGCCAGAAGGATACAACCAGCTTAACGGTTGGGCTATAATCCCTAAAGAAGGATTACCACCTTATAATCACTATGAAGCTCATCAAATATACACTCTTTTAGAAAAAGAAATTTATCCTCTCTTTACCGAAAGAGACGAAGACGGGATTCCAAGAGATTGGGTAAAGATGATGAAACAAAGCATGTACATAGCTTGTAAACAGTTTTCTACCAACCGTATGCTCCTTGAATATATAGATAAGTTTTATTCACCTATCATAGAAAGACTAAAACATCTTTCTCAAAAAGATTTTTCTCTTCTTAAGGCTTTAGCAGAAGAAAAAAGGATTTTGACCGAAAATTGGGAAAACATAAAGTTTATAGAGGTAAAAGAAAATTTAGAAAAAACCTTTCTCCAGGAAGGCCAAGAAGTAAGTGTATCTGCCAAAGTCTTTTTAGGTAACCTAAACCCTGACTTAATAGAAGTACAGTTAGTAATCATAGAGGAAATAGCTTGTGTATGCAACTTAGGGGAAGAAGAAGAGAGAGAAAGATATGTCAGAAGCTTTCCCCTTAAGCTGGTAGAGTTTAAAGAGGGAGTTGGGGTCTATCAAAAATCCTTCCCTCTTTATGGACCTGGAATTAAAGCTTATAACTTTAGGGTGGTTCCTAAAAACTTTTATCTTAAAAGATATTATCCCAACTTGGTTAAGTGGACTTTTTGA
- a CDS encoding YtxH domain-containing protein gives MEGKKTTVLLAFLSGVIVGGIAALLLAPASGSEVRKKIKEEVDEALEKVRAEAETLKAKAEEITSKAKEIIETKKEELKEAIEKSKETLKEKKEELASKLLKKEEV, from the coding sequence ATGGAAGGAAAAAAAACTACGGTTTTGTTAGCTTTTCTTAGTGGGGTGATAGTAGGAGGGATTGCAGCCCTTCTTTTGGCACCAGCCAGTGGCTCTGAGGTTAGAAAAAAGATTAAAGAAGAAGTGGACGAAGCCTTAGAGAAAGTTAGAGCTGAAGCAGAAACTTTAAAAGCTAAAGCAGAAGAAATCACTTCCAAAGCTAAAGAAATCATCGAAACTAAAAAAGAAGAACTTAAAGAAGCTATAGAAAAAAGTAAAGAAACTTTAAAAGAAAAGAAAGAAGAATTAGCCTCTAAACTCTTAAAAAAAGAGGAGGTTTAA
- a CDS encoding NAD(+)/NADH kinase → MLKFFYLLKDPRNLPQVFEKINSKEIILVPLEKISELPKEEVITFDAILVLGGDGTFLRAVPFAYTYDLPLIGVNLGNFGFLTEVSLEELPYLLRLIKEGEAKIQKRTLLEITYQNETFVALNEGAIMKGPLGKVIYLSLQVEGYHLTTIPGDGLIISTPTGSTAYNLSAGGPVIHPEAQVFVCTPICAFKINLRPFVIPDNFETVVILNKKGKGENEEVHLLIDGQINLVVQEDQPLRFKKAPKPLKILTLPEKNYLKILKSKFNW, encoded by the coding sequence ATGCTTAAATTTTTTTACTTATTAAAAGACCCGCGAAACCTCCCGCAAGTTTTTGAAAAGATTAACTCAAAAGAGATTATTTTGGTTCCTTTAGAAAAAATTTCAGAACTTCCTAAGGAAGAGGTTATAACCTTTGATGCCATTTTGGTGCTAGGAGGAGATGGCACCTTCCTAAGGGCTGTCCCTTTCGCCTATACTTACGACCTTCCTTTGATAGGGGTTAATCTGGGAAATTTTGGTTTTTTAACCGAGGTTTCTTTAGAAGAATTACCATATCTTTTAAGGCTAATCAAAGAAGGAGAGGCTAAAATTCAAAAAAGAACGCTTCTTGAGATTACCTATCAGAATGAGACCTTTGTTGCTCTAAACGAAGGGGCTATCATGAAAGGTCCTTTGGGTAAGGTGATATATTTGAGCCTGCAGGTTGAGGGCTATCATCTTACTACCATCCCTGGTGATGGGTTGATCATCTCTACCCCAACCGGGTCGACTGCTTATAATCTTTCAGCCGGAGGTCCGGTTATCCATCCAGAGGCACAAGTTTTTGTCTGCACACCGATCTGTGCTTTTAAAATAAACCTACGTCCCTTTGTTATTCCAGATAACTTTGAAACCGTGGTAATCTTAAACAAAAAAGGAAAAGGGGAGAACGAAGAAGTTCATCTTCTCATCGACGGACAGATTAACTTAGTAGTGCAGGAAGATCAACCTCTTCGTTTTAAAAAAGCCCCAAAACCTCTTAAAATTCTTACCTTACCAGAGAAAAATTATCTAAAAATTTTAAAGTCTAAGTTTAATTGGTAA
- the speD gene encoding adenosylmethionine decarboxylase, with protein sequence MSTVQTVCQFERLNTCPTQQGALKRCVWSYHIIAEFWGSPFELLAEAPVVEQALKEAIAPNGALKEVSAVSYQFQPFGVSAQVNLGSSHIYIHTWPEKGYSALDILAENKEKAHKILANLQRNLRPQNVYIAEFARGLSQDTLSEGGET encoded by the coding sequence ATGAGTACAGTCCAAACCGTGTGTCAGTTTGAAAGGTTGAATACCTGCCCTACCCAGCAAGGTGCACTTAAACGATGTGTTTGGTCCTATCATATCATCGCTGAGTTTTGGGGTTCCCCTTTTGAACTTTTGGCTGAAGCTCCGGTGGTTGAACAAGCTTTAAAAGAAGCCATAGCACCTAACGGTGCGTTAAAAGAGGTTTCTGCGGTAAGTTATCAGTTTCAGCCCTTTGGGGTTTCTGCTCAGGTTAATTTAGGTTCTTCTCATATCTATATCCATACCTGGCCAGAAAAAGGATACTCTGCCTTAGACATCTTGGCAGAAAATAAAGAAAAAGCTCATAAAATCTTAGCCAATCTTCAACGTAATCTTCGTCCGCAAAACGTCTATATCGCTGAGTTTGCAAGAGGACTTTCTCAGGATACTTTATCAGAGGGAGGCGAAACTTGA
- a CDS encoding spermine/spermidine synthase domain-containing protein → MTGSFWWREKIFKDFGHSYKVELVFEEKGLQEIQIFKNPSWGYFFVLDGIVQFTEKDEFIYHETITYLPISLLPTPPEEVVIVGGGDGGVLRELQKIPTIKKIIQFEIDTLVFDLCQKYFFKISGDYNDPKVNLVIKDGYLGLKESPSEGFDLVIVDCTDPVGPAKTLYTVEFYQEALKVLKPYGVFIQQASLPIYFPHIIKEAYPKISQVFPYVKIVRCYVPCYGEEIAFFLATKEPKDWLNPKQLLSGKYYHPGLNPYYFSLPQTWLELLK, encoded by the coding sequence TTGACTGGAAGTTTTTGGTGGCGAGAAAAAATCTTTAAAGATTTTGGACATTCTTACAAGGTTGAATTAGTCTTTGAAGAAAAAGGGTTACAAGAAATACAAATCTTTAAAAACCCTTCCTGGGGTTATTTTTTTGTTTTAGATGGAATCGTTCAGTTTACAGAAAAAGACGAGTTTATATATCATGAGACCATAACCTATCTTCCTATCAGTCTTCTCCCTACCCCCCCTGAAGAGGTTGTAATAGTTGGAGGGGGGGACGGAGGAGTTCTAAGAGAACTTCAAAAAATCCCTACTATAAAAAAGATCATTCAGTTTGAAATAGATACCCTAGTGTTTGATTTATGTCAAAAATACTTTTTTAAAATTTCTGGAGATTATAACGACCCAAAGGTCAACTTAGTGATTAAAGACGGCTATTTAGGGCTAAAAGAGAGCCCTTCAGAGGGGTTTGATTTGGTAATAGTTGATTGTACCGACCCGGTAGGACCTGCTAAAACCTTATATACCGTTGAGTTTTATCAAGAAGCTTTAAAGGTGCTTAAACCTTATGGGGTATTTATCCAGCAAGCTAGTCTACCGATTTATTTTCCTCATATCATAAAAGAAGCCTATCCTAAAATTTCTCAGGTCTTCCCTTATGTAAAGATAGTACGCTGCTATGTTCCTTGCTATGGAGAAGAGATCGCCTTTTTCTTGGCTACCAAAGAGCCAAAAGATTGGCTTAATCCTAAACAACTACTTTCTGGTAAATATTATCATCCTGGGTTGAATCCTTATTATTTTTCTTTACCTCAGACCTGGTTAGAACTTCTAAAATAA
- the rsmD gene encoding 16S rRNA (guanine(966)-N(2))-methyltransferase RsmD — MKITGGYLKGQKLFLPPPKDLSIRPLRSRIRKSLFDLLGQDLSEAKVLDLFSGTGALGIEALSRGADLVFFVDFSNLSLSLIHKNLEKLKLTEKALVLKLKLPEGLSKLSQAYPQVKFDLVFITPPYKTGLSLKTLKALPTEILDQEAIIMVEEATGIPLPEKTDRFVLIKVKTYGETTLYFYQPVIPNTEEDS; from the coding sequence TTGAAAATCACCGGAGGCTATTTAAAAGGACAAAAGCTTTTTCTTCCTCCACCTAAAGACTTAAGCATCCGCCCTTTAAGAAGCAGGATCAGGAAATCTCTTTTTGACCTTTTAGGACAAGACCTTTCTGAGGCTAAAGTGTTAGACCTGTTTTCAGGGACAGGAGCTCTTGGAATAGAAGCACTTTCAAGGGGGGCGGATCTGGTTTTTTTTGTAGACTTTAGCAACTTAAGCCTTTCTCTGATTCATAAAAATTTAGAAAAACTTAAACTTACAGAAAAGGCCTTGGTTTTAAAACTTAAACTACCAGAAGGTCTATCTAAGCTTAGCCAAGCCTATCCTCAGGTTAAGTTTGATTTGGTCTTTATCACCCCACCTTATAAAACCGGGCTGAGCCTTAAAACCCTTAAGGCCTTGCCTACAGAAATTTTAGACCAAGAAGCCATAATAATGGTAGAAGAAGCTACAGGAATACCCCTACCAGAAAAAACCGACCGGTTTGTCTTGATTAAAGTCAAAACCTACGGAGAAACTACTCTGTATTTTTATCAGCCTGTTATTCCAAACACAGAGGAGGACTCTTAG
- a CDS encoding fumarate hydratase: protein MSEEISYQEIVNKVKEAYIRACKSLPSEVLEALTKALDEETEPLAKAGLEVLIENAEIAKKEDLPICQDTGIPVVWVKIGEEVCIKNLEKAINEGLFLAYKEGLLRASVCEVLTRKNTGTNTPAVIHYELVPGKVLEIHILPKGCGSENMSALAMLPPSAGVEGIKRFVVETVKKAGPNPCPPVTVGVGIGGTFEKAAFLAKKALFRPFGTFHPEEEIAKLEKELLSEINSLMIGPLGLKGKTTALAVHIETYPSHIASLPVAVNFQCHAYRIAKIKFL, encoded by the coding sequence ATGAGTGAAGAGATTAGCTACCAAGAGATAGTCAATAAAGTAAAAGAGGCCTACATAAGAGCTTGCAAAAGCCTTCCTTCAGAGGTTTTAGAGGCCTTAACCAAGGCTTTAGACGAAGAGACCGAACCTTTGGCTAAAGCGGGGTTAGAGGTGTTGATAGAAAACGCAGAAATCGCTAAAAAAGAAGATCTTCCTATCTGTCAAGACACAGGTATTCCGGTTGTTTGGGTTAAAATCGGAGAGGAGGTGTGTATAAAAAATTTAGAAAAGGCTATCAACGAAGGTCTCTTTTTAGCATACAAAGAAGGATTACTTAGGGCTTCGGTATGTGAAGTGCTTACCAGAAAAAACACCGGAACCAATACCCCGGCGGTAATCCATTATGAATTAGTCCCAGGTAAGGTTTTGGAAATACACATCCTTCCTAAGGGATGTGGTAGCGAAAACATGAGTGCCCTTGCCATGTTACCTCCTTCAGCAGGGGTAGAGGGGATTAAAAGATTCGTGGTGGAAACTGTTAAAAAAGCTGGTCCTAATCCTTGTCCTCCTGTAACCGTAGGGGTGGGGATAGGAGGTACCTTTGAAAAAGCAGCCTTTCTAGCCAAAAAGGCACTTTTTAGACCCTTTGGGACTTTTCATCCAGAGGAGGAGATAGCTAAACTTGAAAAGGAGCTCTTATCTGAGATAAATTCTCTTATGATTGGCCCATTGGGTTTAAAAGGTAAAACTACCGCCTTAGCCGTTCATATAGAGACTTATCCTTCTCATATTGCCAGCCTTCCGGTAGCCGTAAACTTTCAATGTCATGCCTATCGGATAGCAAAAATAAAGTTTTTATAA
- a CDS encoding glycoside hydrolase family 3 N-terminal domain-containing protein, with protein sequence MFKTIGQVFLVKPGSLSAEEKELYRDLQFTNFIFFKEHFQEDFPEFLDRLKASVDSFNFLAIDQEGGRVCRIPGEFPSPLEISLNYQKNKDLSLVKKWAQSLAKTVVEKGLNLNLAPVVDLAGEEAPEFLRSRTLGNDPELVKFLGEIFISEHKKQGCFCCVKHFPGLDEVTIDPHKDLPEKEKINSSSLEVFRFFAEKGVPFFMTTHLIVKSLDVLPATFSLKVIKLLRDNLGFKGCIITDDLNMGALGKWELSERIVLSLASGHNFLIFCGTFEELAYHLFEIKTEIEKSPTLRERLSESFYVLDRVKRWIYE encoded by the coding sequence ATGTTTAAAACCATAGGTCAGGTTTTTTTAGTAAAACCAGGTAGCCTTTCTGCCGAAGAAAAGGAACTCTATCGAGACCTCCAGTTTACTAATTTTATTTTTTTCAAAGAACATTTTCAGGAAGATTTTCCAGAGTTTTTAGATAGATTAAAAGCTTCAGTAGATAGTTTTAACTTTTTAGCTATAGACCAAGAAGGGGGGAGGGTTTGTCGTATACCAGGAGAATTCCCTTCTCCTCTGGAGATCAGTCTAAACTATCAAAAAAATAAAGATCTATCTTTGGTAAAAAAATGGGCTCAAAGTCTTGCGAAAACAGTGGTTGAAAAAGGGCTTAACCTTAACCTTGCTCCTGTAGTAGATTTAGCAGGAGAGGAAGCTCCAGAGTTTTTAAGGTCTCGTACCTTGGGAAACGACCCTGAACTGGTTAAATTTTTAGGAGAGATTTTCATCTCAGAACATAAAAAACAGGGGTGTTTCTGCTGCGTTAAACATTTTCCAGGGTTAGATGAGGTTACCATAGACCCTCATAAAGACCTTCCTGAAAAGGAGAAAATTAATTCTTCTTCCCTTGAAGTTTTCCGGTTTTTTGCTGAAAAGGGGGTTCCTTTTTTTATGACTACTCACCTAATAGTAAAAAGTTTAGACGTTTTACCAGCTACTTTTTCTTTAAAAGTGATAAAGCTGTTAAGAGATAATCTCGGGTTTAAAGGCTGTATCATCACCGATGATTTAAACATGGGGGCTTTAGGAAAATGGGAACTTTCTGAAAGGATTGTTTTAAGTTTGGCAAGTGGACACAACTTTCTTATATTTTGTGGAACCTTCGAAGAATTAGCTTATCATTTGTTTGAGATTAAAACCGAGATTGAAAAAAGCCCAACCTTACGAGAAAGGCTTTCTGAAAGTTTTTATGTGTTAGATAGGGTTAAGAGGTGGATTTATGAGTGA
- a CDS encoding cysteine desulfurase family protein, producing MQYSNIIYLDYNATTPVLPEVLDVFNKYSSEEFANPNSAHVLGKRAKLALEKFREEVASLLNASSEEIFFTSGGTESNHLALLGVALAKGKGHILVSSFEHPSVLNPAVKLLEMGFEVDFLPVNSQGYVDPEEVQKRIKKNTFLVSVMLANNEIGTIQPVEEIAKICQEREIIFHTDACQAVGKIPVDVKKIGCDLLSFAGHKMYAPKGIGGLFIKKGFSISPLFLGGGQEKGIRPGTEPVGLIAALAKAAEIAKKDVSFEAERLIYLRETLYEGLKEVYPKIYRYGIPEKTLPNTLTVSFVGKIGSKILEDLPEVCASTGSACHDRKGSNTLIALKVPEEIAQGTIRFSLGRYTTFEDIEKVIKIFQGYFRLKN from the coding sequence ATGCAATACTCAAACATAATATATTTAGATTATAACGCTACTACTCCTGTTTTACCAGAAGTTTTAGATGTGTTCAACAAATATTCTTCAGAAGAGTTCGCTAACCCAAATTCTGCTCATGTATTAGGTAAAAGGGCTAAGTTAGCCCTTGAAAAGTTTAGAGAAGAGGTAGCAAGCCTCTTAAATGCTTCTTCCGAAGAAATATTTTTTACCTCAGGAGGAACAGAATCTAATCATCTGGCTTTGTTAGGAGTAGCTCTTGCAAAGGGGAAGGGTCATATTTTGGTGAGTTCCTTTGAGCATCCTTCGGTGTTAAACCCAGCGGTGAAGCTGTTAGAGATGGGATTTGAGGTAGATTTTTTGCCTGTGAATTCCCAAGGTTATGTAGACCCTGAAGAAGTCCAAAAAAGAATCAAGAAAAACACCTTTTTAGTTTCTGTGATGTTAGCCAACAATGAGATAGGTACCATTCAACCAGTTGAAGAAATTGCTAAGATTTGTCAAGAAAGGGAAATAATATTTCATACTGATGCCTGTCAAGCTGTAGGTAAGATACCGGTAGATGTAAAAAAAATAGGGTGTGATCTTCTATCCTTTGCAGGTCACAAGATGTATGCACCTAAGGGGATAGGAGGTTTGTTTATAAAAAAAGGATTTTCTATATCCCCTCTCTTTTTAGGGGGAGGACAAGAAAAAGGGATAAGGCCTGGGACAGAACCGGTAGGTCTGATAGCTGCCCTGGCTAAAGCAGCAGAGATAGCTAAAAAAGACGTAAGTTTTGAGGCAGAAAGACTTATCTACTTAAGAGAAACCCTTTATGAGGGTCTTAAAGAGGTTTATCCAAAAATTTACCGCTACGGGATTCCTGAGAAAACTCTTCCCAATACCTTAACTGTTTCTTTCGTAGGTAAAATAGGGAGTAAAATCTTGGAAGACCTCCCAGAGGTGTGTGCTTCTACCGGGTCTGCTTGCCATGACCGGAAAGGTTCAAATACTTTGATCGCTTTAAAAGTGCCTGAAGAAATAGCTCAAGGCACCATCCGGTTCTCCTTAGGTAGATATACTACCTTCGAAGACATAGAAAAGGTTATAAAAATTTTTCAAGGTTATTTTAGATTAAAAAATTAA